aacctctTTAATCGATGATTAATCTTATCATTACAGTAGCCATGCGTACAAGTTTTCAATAAGCAAACGAAAAAgagctgaaaaataaatgaaaccaAAGATAAAAGTAAACCATAACCACcatataacttgatttttaattccCAGAAACAGAAAACAATGCCGGGGGATTATTATAGTCGCTcaacaaaaatctcaaaagCTAGCATCTTGAAGCTCCAAGCCTTTGCTATTAATCTTATTCATCACTATCTGAAAAACCCAAGGTATGATATCTTCAATTTTAACCCTCCAGCGCAGCTGCTCCAGATATAATCTCAGTCAACTCTGTTGTGATAGATGCTTGACGAGTTCTGatacaaaaatatcaaacaattaCAGAAATTAGTTGTGAGAGGAAAGATTCAAGAACAATACAAATTTGCTTGGCTCCAAACCATCAtatgtaaaagaagaaaaacaaaatcccaaCAACTCCGTGTATGATGTGGAActgaaacaatattttaaaccaATCAACTCAGTTTTGTCAAAGCAAACAAAGAGATTTCACCATTTTTCCCAAGTACGATGTGTTTGGTACAATGCTATAAGTGGAGGTGGATTGTTCACAAGAGTAATTGTTAAACGCCTAAggttccctttttctttttttttctttttttttgggtgggggggggggggcatgctaaaaaaaagaaaaactatatatcACCTGGGTATATTTTCCATCCATTACTCCCTCACTAAACTTTCAGGGCAAAGTAAGATTCCTGGAATGTGTGTGCAtgcagagagagaaagagaaggggagagagagagagaaagagacctGTTATAAGTCAGTGTCAGCCGATCAAGCATATCTCCAGCATTTCTGCTTGAGCTATCCATAGCAGACATTCTAGCACCTTGCTCACTGCAAGCGCTCTCCATTACCGCATTGAACAGAACctgaagaaatttgaaaatttactaGATAAATCCTAGAAACATCATAACATTCTGTGTAAGAAACAGGCATCAAACTAAAACAACATACTGTAGTGGATTCTCAAAATGTactcaaaaaaaagaaaaagaaaattgagttaGATATGAGGTTGAATAAACCACTGCTCAACTGATCAACTAAATTTGTATCACTACACTAACACTTACAAACTAGTATCAGTTCTTATTTGAGCCCAAAATGGCATAATCAGGGTTGAACTACTGCTCTTTATGTTTCTAGCCTAGGTTTGTAGTTCATACATGCTTTGAGAAATGGACTCACTCCCAGAAACtgttcagaaaagaaaagatttagGCAGCACTTACACAAGAAAATTGGAACTCGGCAAGATTCTGAAGTATTTCACCCTTTGTTTCACCACCTTCAATCTCATAGGAATCAAGATCACCAAGCCTCCCACCAGATTCAGCCTCTCTCTCCACAACCTATATCAAAAATTCAATCATACACCACAATCCTTGAAGAAAATCCAAAATGCATACATATTATAGCAGGTACACTCTGAATCACCTCAGGTGATAATACAGTTGCCATAGTTGGTAGAAATGAGACCACTGACTCGAACTTGTTGAAGACAATTCTCAAAGCATCATATTCCACATTCTTTAATATGTCGTCCGCAAGAACAGAGACCTGAgatacaaaaatttcaaaaggaaTTGTgagagaaattttatatttaacattACTCTGTAAGACTAGTAACTGTATATAACCAATTAGCAGCTGTAAGATTACACTTGGGAGAGGAAGgaaatttatgcaaaaaaaattagataaaagaaaacaagatatttctttttaccttttaaGGGAAGAAAATACGAGGGCAAAATGGAGGGAAAgttgttttttccttctccgggtaaaataaaatgaaaaggggGAGAAAATGTTGGTACTAAAATTACATCAATGTCTTTTACATTTCTCATAccataagattttaaattaaatcaaggaTGAAGCTGGTAATGTTATATTTGATTCAACCCCAGCCCCTTGAACCACACACAATTCTCTTCAAATTGGAGAGGTTTGCTTTTGAGGGCCCAAGGGAAACCTTTTATCTCACTTTCCATTCACTTTATTTTCCCCTCACcttacaaacaaaaataaataaataaataactgcaATGGCTTTCGACAAAAGCATAAAAGAACCCATCAAAGGAGAATCATAACAGCAATCAGTGCAACAAGAGACTTTACTACCAGGTCCATTTAACAGTAAACAGTATAGAGTGATGCATAAAGAAGACAGGAGCTCTCAACCCATGACAAATTGGGTATAAgcaatgatttttgttttcctccTTCATTAAACCAACTCAGGATTTAAAACTCTAGAAAAGTCAGTGCATGTGCATGTAAGGAGACAGAAAGAGGTTTTTTACTTAGATATGTTAGTTCAGGAAAGATGACCAACTAACCTGGGTATAATTCAGAGGATTCCTCTGCAACTCTGTCATGCATattgcaattttcttttttgaatcaCGTATCAACTGAGCCTTTGCTTTTTCTCCCAATATgacatattttgtttctttctcaGGACCTATGgcagtataaaaaaatacttgagatTTCAAAACACCCAAGCCCAAagccaaaaacccaaaaaagttCAGTTGcaagaagtgaaaaaaaactaCCTAAGGTCAACTTGTTAAAGGCCCTGCTGATCTTGACTGCTGTAGAGTTAATTCCACCACACAGACCTTTGTCCGAAGACACAGTGACAATCACATTCTTCTTTACATCAACACCTGGCAAGCAAAATAACAGCCAAAAAAAGGCCTGAAATAAGAAGTATTCCAGAGATAGAAAGAAACAGAGTAGAAAAGGATCTAGTACAATAGCAAGAGAGAATTTAGAAGTCCATAAACCTCATGTTTGCTAGAATTAATGTTTTCAGAATCAGTATTATAATCAAGCATTTGAAATGGATTCCcccaccattttttttcattcatgtgGTTAATAGAGTCCTGGATTTTGAAATGTTGCAAAGGTAATTTCTCACATCTCTTAGAttcttattcaaaataaaataaagaaatacatCTGCAATTTTTCTGGAGCTTACATTTTTTCAACTTTGAACCGATCTTTTTTCCTGCAATACCTTGCTCTCACATTCTACCACCATGAATTATATAAGCTTCTGACTTCAGTAAACAGAAAGATCAAGGCTCTATTATTTGAAGTAGTTACTAGGGTTTGCTCAAAACAAATTTCCATTCCACCAATGAACAAAagaccataataataataaatgcatccaaacaacacccagataataattaaaaacatttaaaccatGTATCCTTGTGAGTACAAAATGGAAATCAACCACTGTAAGAAAGCATTGCAGCATTCTGAACCAGAATTTTGTGAGAGTTGCAGCAGAATGACCAAAATAAACCAGAAAAACATTGTTATAAGATGTCCTCAGCACAACATGAACCAATGCAACCAATGTATAGTTGTTTTTATAAGACCAGAAAAGGACGACCCTTACATTTTTAATCGGAAAGTTGAATATAATTGGAACAGATATATAGAAAGTATATGTAAGTTAACAAAACAGTGGATAGATATGAACTTCTCAATGAACATACTAGGAGCATCTCCAAGAAGTGCAGTAAATGGCTGCCACAAGCCACGAGAATTTTCGGCTCTAGTTTGAATTAATCGCAGCTTTGAGGCAGCAACCATCTTCATTGCCTTTGTGATTTTCTGAATATTCTTGACACTTTTCATCCGATTTCTAACTGCATAAAATACATCACAATGAATTGCCCACGGTTTCTGGTTTCAGCGACTTAATATCGCAAGATGTAGCAAGAAAGAAAATCTTAGGAGaggcatcatatatcaaatggCTGCATCCTTACCAACTTGAGTTGAAATGGAACGTACTCCAAGAGGGGCATGGTCCCTGTGAATCCAGAGAAAATTATTCTTATTCCAATATGAAAATTACAAGAATTTTCTAAAAGCATCTAAAATAAGCAATCAGGAAAGAGGGAATCATTGcaggataaataaataaatagatttaaGTTTAGTTATGCTCTTTCATTGTTCATAAGAAcctgcatttttttaaataaaaagtttatggATTCAAAAGATCAAAGAGCAATCCCCATATTTCCAccataataaaatttatggatTCACCATATCTAATCAGGGAACGGGCAATTCTGTGACTGAAATTGAATGCTGTTATTCAGCTACATAACTAATTGAATAGCTAAACAACAATTTTTACAAGATGAGATCAAGTAATAATTTTTAGCAAACAAGGCTCTACTGCAGCCAGGAATCTCAATGGACTCAAATTGGGTATTCATGAACTGCACTGGAATCACAAACAAGTGGCTACTTGCCTGGTCGTAATAACACAAACCCATTAGAAGAAACGATGAAGACTACCTTCATCTTTCATATGTATACGATAACTAAGAAACTCATTTTAATAGTCAAGGTCAATAACAAcaccaatttaattaaaactgcAAATGCCACTTCCTTTccataacattattttaacatgaaaaagaatacccaaaaaaacaaacaaaattatcttTCTCAGGTTTACTAAGAATCAAGTAGAAGAGAATACGACACCGTGATATTCtattgaacaattttttttcttttctttcttaaaaaaataaattagtctCCCATTTTGCACTCAGCCAAACAGGGATAGAGTAGAGAACTGAAAGAAAGTCAAATAATGAAGACTAGATAGGTCTCATTGATTCATACTCGGGAATAAGGGAGGATCGAACGGCGGTGATTGGTTGAGGGGAGACAAATCTCCTTCCTTCGCGTCTAAAAGCAGCAGCCATCGCCATTGCTGTCAAGCCCTAGAACTAGtagcttttttgttttcagatcgagaatttattattattggctACGAGTGAGCTCAGCCTCAGGGGAGCGTGTCTTCttatttttcactatattgaatttgatccttcctttgctcttgttttttttgttgagagggagagagagattcaagggatggatttatttatttatttaaatttactaCCAATTACGCTAtgaatttagattaatttgtcaatttattattaattagatataataataataattttataaaaataaattaaaataaattataaaatttaatttttaataaacaagatgtttgatggatgaaaataaaaagaaatatcaattttaaaaaacaaaaaataacttgaatcagtTCAAGTTAATCTGTCAAAACTCATGATCCGAGTCATGGGATCaggataacctaataaaataaattataaaaaattataaatatcaaccccaataaatctaatattaaaagatgtaattaaaattaaagaaatgacacacaaaaaaaaatcaaatttagtcaactcgggttaatctGTCAAGCCTGTAACTCGAGTCACGAGATGcggataacctcatagaaaataaactgaaattaattataaaattcaattctcaattggTTTAATgtagaaggatgaaattaaaaaaaaaaaaaaaaaactcgagtcaaccaaGTTAACTAGTCAAACTTGCAATTCAGATTatgaaattagaataatttcataaaaattaaattaaaaagaattataaagttaaatcattaataaatttaatattaaataataaaattaaaattaaaaaataaaacattattcaagTTAATAGGATCTTACGAGGAAGGGTATAGTAAAATTCCATCttcttctaggttttttttttaaaaaaaaattattaatgttaattatttGGTTGGATGGGGACATATCAAAGATAAATAtaacttaacaaaaaatataaaagagagtGGTGATATAGATTATAAtagcaaaattaattttgcCTCTCTTCACAAAAACACTTGGCTTATCAGATAGGGctaataaggtttttttatatatataattttttaaataatagaatTACAAAATCACCATTAAAGCATAAATAATTTAGAGCTAACATACAAggtcttttcttcctttttatttttatatgcccAATAAATTTACTAGATTgcccttaaaataaaaagtaaaaactttAACTTTGATCTgggtcttttttattatttcattttggtttttatattattattaagtggGTTGAGgggtaaatttttaatttaatatataataaatattatataaaaataaatagatgacACGTTACATACATCAACGTATAAATATTGACCATATTTAGGCAATGCATAAGGTGTTACTTTATGACCAAACAACTTATTGGGCAGCGTCTAAATTGTCTCAACAACCTCTCATTTTTCTAGCTGATGAGTGTCAGCaacaaactttcaatttgaTGTTAGAGAtctttttcctcttattttctCTCTATTCCTCGATTTTCTTATCTAACCCTCcaaatttttaaagaaaccactcaatttttttttctttggatttgatccctatttttaaaaaaaaataatttgttcttGGTCCTTTTGCgagcttttaattttaatttttttttaacttcatccTTCAAACTCAATTTCTCACGTGTTGTTTTTTCCACTTTAAtcctcattcattttttttctcaaccatTTGGTGCCATTACATCATCATcacctaaacaaaaaaaatgttatataagATCTATTGTTCTGTCCGAGTCTgtgataaatctaaaaaaaatttatttttataacattagaatatattgtaatgaatatttatctctctctcacacacacacatatatcaaTGATTTAAGTAACTCAAATTTCACTAACCTTTTGTCTAAACATCATGATATCTATGTTAGATTCCAATTTAATACATTTCCATTCATCTTTTGATGaacttttatttcatcattatgCTCATTTAACTATCATAATCACTTcacaaaaaattttattcacAACAAGTTTGATTCATACTATGAATCATTTCCTTAAAACCCCTTTAATTCACATAATTATATATGCATATTTCACAATCATATTTGGTTCGCACCATTGTTTCAATTCGTATTACATTTAAATTTAACATATATCTCGTAACCATACTTGGCTTACATTATTGTTTcaattcataatatatttaaattatgtcaCATTTCATTTCGCAATATCTTTATGCCCTTTTGGTTTTTTGAATATTCAATTTATTCTAATCAAATAAACATGTTCTCTTAACACATAATTTATCATTTCAACTTTTTGCGTGATTAATTGCTTAGTTTGTCATCTCAAAATCTGTACTTATCTTTATCATGTTTCATcgtctcattttctttttcatataacCTATGCTATTATCCTTCACACTATTTTGACTCCTTTTCAAAAGATTTAAGGCTAAGATCTTGCTCCAACTTATGATTTCCAATAAAAACCCTCTCGGTTAATTAAATCTTGGCTAAGCTTCTTTAATGCAAACCCTATCCAAATTTTGTCTTGCCATTTCTAGCATAAGACTTGCCATGAATTCCAATTCATCATCACATAAGCAACTTTATATAACAACCTcaacttttaaaacacatttcAAACAACCCGTTGGACATGTTTTTGTATTGACAATTTGGCTTCTTCtaacattttattattaattatataagccAATAAAACACGTATTAATTGTTCCTCACAAGGCCATTAGCCAAATCACATATATCCCCGTCATTAATGCTATTGACATCACTAGCTCCATTTTGGATAGCCAATTCatcttttcaatcaatttttatagttttattaaacCATTTTGCTAAGTCATATGTTCTGGTTATCAATCAAATTGATGTCACTAGCTCATTACCAGCACTAATCTCATTATTGAGTAACTAGTTCCACCATTTAACAACCCCAATTTATCTACATAACATTCCATGTATACAtaatttattatcattgaaagtataagtgtgtgtgtgtattctatCAAAAATTCGGCAAAATTTCCTCTAAATTCTCAATACCAAATACAACTAGTTTTATATacaatgattatttatttattttattttattgttaaaatcaaGGCTAAAAgcctaattaaattaaacatggCAAAGTTGACCTAATCAGATCATAATACAAATTGCAAAAAAGACTCACAAGAGAGTCATTTAGGGAACTAGAAGATCTGTAAAAAAAACTCCTGGTTAAACCATAATTAACTAGCCAATTCGCCACTGAATTTGCTTCCCTATAGACATGGAGCATCTACATTTTCCAATCTTTTGCTAATAACTCTCTAGGTtgcataattaaactttaattcttATCAATGATAACCACCAAGGTTGAATTGaattccaaaataatttttcaaaatcatttaagcTAACTTCAAGTCATTGGCAATTGCCCACAGTTCAACACATATTAACATGTGAATCCTAATATTAAAAGCAGAACCCACAACCACCATCCCATATCATCCTTAATGACCCTACCAACTCCAACCACCCCTGGGTTCCCTTACTATAACAATCCACATTAATCTTCACCCAATTTATTAGAGGGTATGTCCACCCTATAAAAACCATATGCTTGATATTTATTATGTATCCAAATTATCCTAATATAGTGATTGATATCACCAACTAGCCTCTTGATTACGTGAACAGTTCTATGGAAAGAGTTTCTTGTAGAACAAAAAATTTGTTGGTCTCTCCTTCCAAATCT
The genomic region above belongs to Populus alba chromosome 12, ASM523922v2, whole genome shotgun sequence and contains:
- the LOC118029023 gene encoding ATP synthase subunit gamma, mitochondrial, with amino-acid sequence MAMAAAFRREGRRFVSPQPITAVRSSLIPEDHAPLGVRSISTQVVRNRMKSVKNIQKITKAMKMVAASKLRLIQTRAENSRGLWQPFTALLGDAPSVDVKKNVIVTVSSDKGLCGGINSTAVKISRAFNKLTLGPEKETKYVILGEKAKAQLIRDSKKKIAICMTELQRNPLNYTQVSVLADDILKNVEYDALRIVFNKFESVVSFLPTMATVLSPEVVEREAESGGRLGDLDSYEIEGGETKGEILQNLAEFQFSCVLFNAVMESACSEQGARMSAMDSSSRNAGDMLDRLTLTYNRTRQASITTELTEIISGAAALEG